In Pseudemcibacter aquimaris, the sequence AAGCTTTTCTTCCAGCTCAGGAATTTCACCGTAGGTAAGTTCACCCGCACGGGCAAGATTGCCTTCACGTTGTGCTTTTTCAAGTTCGACACGGGCAGCATCAAGACGTTCCTTGATTTTTTGATCGCCTTCGATGCGGTCTTTTTCTTTTTGCCACTGGGCTGTCATTTCTGCTGATGATTGCTCTAATTCAGAAAGTTCCTTATCCAGATTTTTCAGACGGTCTTTTGATGCGTCGTCCTTTTCTTTCTTTAAAGCTTCGCGTTCAATTTTTAACTGAATGATACGGCGGTCCAGCTCATCAAGCTCTGATGGCTTGCTATCCACTTCCATTTTAATCTTTGAGGCGGCCTCATCCATCAAATCAATGGCTTTATCAGGAAGGAAGCGATCATTGATATAACGGTTGGAAAGGGTTGCCGCGGCAACAAGCGCGCTGTCTTTAATGCGAATACCATGATGAAGTTCGTATTTTTCCTTAAGGCCACGCAAGATAGATATGGTATCAGCCACTGTTGGCTCACCAATTAATACTGGCTGGAACCGGCGTTCAAGGGCCGCATCCTTTTCCACATATTTACGGTATTCATTAAGCGTGGTCGCACCAATACAGTGTAACTCACCACGGGCAAGCGCTGGTTTTAACAGGTTAGAAGCATCCATTGAGCCTTCCGATGCGCCCGCGCCCACGATCGTGTGCATTTCATCAATGAAAAGTACGACAGAGCCATCTGATGCAGAGACCTCTTGCAGAACCGCCTTCAATCGTTCTTCAAATTCGCCGCGGTATTTTGCACCCGCAACAAGCGCGCCCATATCAAGGGACATGATTTTCTTTTGGCTAAGGCTTGCGGGTACGTCACCATTCGTTATGCGTAAGGCGAGCCCTTCTGCGATGGCCGTTTTACCCACACCCGGCTCACCAATCAGCACCGGATTGTTTTTTGTGCGGCGTGATAGCACCTGAATGGTGCGACGGATTTCTTCATCGCGCCCGATCACCGGGTCAAGCTTGCCGTCCTTGGCCGCTTGTGTCAGATCGCGTGCATATTTATTCAGCGCATCATAGCCATCCTCTGCACTTGGGGAATTGGCGTTACGACCTTTACGAATTTCATTAATGGCTGTGTTTAAGTTCTGCGCCGTTAGGCCGGATTTTTTAAGAATGTCTGCTGATTTACTGCCGGATAATAGCGTAAGCGCAAGCAGCAACCTTTCAACGGTGACATATTCATCACCGGCTTTTTTAGCAACTTCGCCCGCGCTATCAAAAAGTTTCGCGGTAAGTGCATCCATATAAAGCTGACCACCGGCACCCTCAACCTTAGGGAAACCGTTTACTTCTTTTTCCACAGCAAGTAATGCTGATGACGGGTCCGCACCCGCAGCCGTCATTAAGTTTGAACATAACCCTTCTTTATCTTCGAGCAAGATTTTTAAAATATGCTCAGGCGTAAATCTCTGATGCCCCTCTCTAAGTGCAAGATTCTGGGCGGACTGGATAAATCCTTTTGTTCTGTCGGTAAATTTTTCAAAATCCATTTTCTCATACTCCAGAAAAGTCTTTAAATGTTTCAAGTATAATCTTCATATAGTGTTGTATTTTGGCAACACAAGGGGGATGAGTATTTTTATTTGGATATCTACTAATCATAAAAAAAGTCGCTGATTATTCAGCGACTTCTTCTTTGACTTCTTTTTCTTTTGCTTCTTTTGGCTTACGCGGTTTTCTCACCGCTTTTTTTCTAACTGGCTTTTCTTCTGCGGCTGGTTCATCAAGTGGCAATTCAAGCGGTTCTGGCAATGTTTCACTTTCCGCTATCGCATCCATTTGCGGCTCTTCTTGCTTGCGCGGTTTACGCCTTTGTTTCTTTTCTGCTACTGGCTCTTCTTCTTGTGTGCCTAAATCCTCAGTCGCCTGTTCTTTATTTTCTTCTTCGCCTTCATTCATCGTCACAATATTTGACTGATTTTCGGCGGCAGCCTCTTTTTGGCGCTCACGTTCTTTTTCGCGTTCTACTTCTGCGGCGGCCTCAGCTGCGGCAATTTCAGAATAGATACTATAATAATGATGGGCGTGTTGGCCGTAATCTTCTGATAATGTGCGGTCTTTGGTACGGCATTCATGGGCAAGCTGCTTATATTTATCATAAAGCTGCTTTACATTACCGCGGATTTTTCCCGCTGGTCCGTTACTGTCGATCTGTTTATTGGTGGTTAACGGCTGTTGCGTTTGTTTCTTTCCACCTTTTCGGCCACGTCCCCCCTGATTTCGGCCACGATTATTTGATCTGTTGTTGTGTCGTCCCGACTTCCCACGGGATTTCTGATTTGTACTCATTTATTGTCTAATTCGTAGTTGGTAATATCTTGTTCATTCTCTTGGGAATTTATAATACAAGAAACCATAAAGGTATCTTTAGTCCCTATCATATTTATTCAAGAATTTTGGAGTTATATAACTGAATCACCTGTTCAGTATCCACGCTCTCATTTGCGTGTGGAGACTTTAGCGTGCCTTAATGTAAATGCCAAGGGCTTTTTCGTTTTTTTAAGGTTTTGATATTTTTAATGCCCTGTCCCTGGCCCCAAGATCCTGAAACGTATCAATATCGGAATATCCCTGTTCAGAAAAAATATCGCTTACCTTCGCTGCCTGTTTATGTCCAATCTCCAGTACGATGAAGCCATCATCATTCAAATAAGGGGCAATTTCTGCTGCAATCTTTTTATAATCATCCAGCCCATCTTCACCGGCAAATAATGCTGTATCCGGTTCATGGGTTTTGACTTCAGGGGAAAGGTTCGGCTTTTCAATTAATCCAATATAAGGGGGGTTTGAAATGATAACATCAAATTTCTGATCATCCGGAACATTTGAAAACCAATTACTTTTTATAAGTTCAGTGCGGTTTTCTAAACCAAGATTAACAGTATTCTCGTGCGCTACTTTTAATGCGGCATCTGATGCATCCACACCTACGCCACGTGCATTTTTATATTCTGAAAGCAATGTTAATAAAAGACAACCTGTTCCAGTGCCCAAATCCAATATTTTCAATGGTTTGGTTTTGTCTTTTTCCGATTTTAACACCACATCGATTAATGTTTCACTGTCGGGCCTTGGTGTTAACGTGTCCTTGGTTACTTTAAAAATCAGCGACCAAAATTCCTTTTCACCGAATATTTGTGACATGGGAATTCGTGCTTCACGTAATGAAACCAGCTTTTCGGTTTTGGAAACTTCCTGGATACTTAATGCCCGCCCACCATCAAGGGCAAAATCAATCTGCTTTACCCCAGCGCCTTCAACAATCAAAAGACGCGCGTCCAGTTCCGCTTCTTCTATTCCCGCGTTACGAAGGCGCGCTTCAATTTCTTTCTTGAAAGTGGCAAGCGTAACCACACTAGCCTTCCATGGCGGCAAGTTGGGCTGCCTGATCTTCTGTAATCAGTGATGTGATGACTTCTTCAAGCCCTTCACCATCCAGAATGCTATCAAGCTTATATAGCGTCAGATTAATACGGTGATCCGTTAATCGCCCTTGCGGGAAATTATATGTTCTGATCCGCGCAGAACGATCACCAGATCCGATCTGGTCCTTACGGTCAGCGGCGCGCTCTGCATCGCGGGCTTCTTTTTCCGCAGCATAAACGCGTGACATCAAAACCTTCATCGCTTTGGCTTTGTTTTTATGCTGGGATTTTTCATCTTGCTGCTGCACGGTGATGCCCGTTGGAATATGAACAATACGCACCGCACTATCGGTGGTATTCACCGATTGCCCACCCGGGCCACTGGCGCGGAAAATATCAATCCGAAGATCTTTATCCTCTAACTTAATGTCAATTTCTTCAACTTCCGGCATAACGGCAACGGTGGCGGCTGATGTATGAATGCGCCCTTGTGTTTCCGTATCTGGAACCCGCTGTACACGGTGGCCGCCTGCTTCATATTTCATTTTGGCAAAAACACCCGGGCCGCTTATTGAAACCACAACCTCTTTAAACCCGCCAGCATCACTTGATGATGAACTTACTGTTTCAAAACGCCAACCCTGAATGGCGGCATATTTTTGATACATACGGAATAAATCACCTGCAAATAGTGCTGCTTCATCACCGCCGGTACCCGCGCGAATTTCAAGCATGGCGTTTTTATCATCATCCACATCTTTCGGCAGAAGCATCAATTGAACCTGATGTTCCATTTCGGGTAGCGCTTCTTTTAATTCCTGAAGTTCCATTTCCGCAAGCTCACGCATTTCAGCGTCCGTTTCATCAGATACAAGCATTTCACCCAGGTCTTCGATTTCCTGAATGGCATCCATGTAATCTTTGGCTTTTTTCACTACAGGTGTCAGATCACTATATTCTCGGGAAATTTTTACAAATTCATCTGATGACAGCTCTTCGCCACCCGACATCATATGTTCAAGTTCTTCGTGACGGGTGATAAACTGGTCCAGTCTTTCGCGTGGAATCATTTTGTGTTCCCTTTAATATATTCAGAAAGAACATCAAGGCTGACTTCTTCCTGTGATCCTTCATCAAGGTTTTTCACCATGGCGACATTTCTTGCAAGCTCTTCTTCACCAAGAAGCACGGCAAACCTTGCATTTTGTTTATTGGCACGTTTCATACGTTTACCAACATTGCCTTTATAGGCCATATCAACAACAATGCCGGATGATCTTAAATCATGTGCCACCTTCACAGCCGGCGTTTGTGCATCCGCACCAACAGGTGTCACCACAACCGGGCGGTTCGGCTTTATCAGCAAATCTTCAGAAATCAGTTCCGAAAGACGTTCCATCCCCGCAGCCCATCCGATACCGGCCGTTTTTGGCCCGCCCATCATTTCCATAAGACCGTCATAACGGCCGCCGGCAAGCACCGTGCCCTGCGCACCAAGCTGGTCTGTTGTAAATTCAAATGCCGTATGACAGTAATAATCAAGGCCACGCACAAGACGGTCATTAATCACATACTTAATGCCAAGGGCTTCAACCCCGTCAATAACGGTTTTAAAGAAATCCTTTGTATGGTCATTATAATAATCAGCAATGCGCGGCGCATTCGCGACCAATTCACGGTCGCCTTCGTCTTTACTATCGAGGATACGCATCGGATTTTTATCAAGACGTTTTAGGCTGTCTTCGCTAAGTTTATCCTTAAATCCTGTGAAATATTCAACCAGCGCATCGCGGTAACCAATACGGCTTTCCGGATCACCAAGGCTATTAAGTTCAAGCGTAATATGTTCACCGATACCCAGTTCATTTAACAGATCAGATGCAATCGCGAGCACTTCGATATCTGCTTGCGGTTCTTCCACGCCAAGAATTTCAATATCCATTTGATGGAATTGGCGCATGCGTCCTTTTTGCGGGCGCTCATAACGGAAAATCGGGCCAAAACTATAAAATTTACAAGGCATCGATTGCTGAAGGCCATTTGACATAAAGGCACGCGCGATCCCCGCCGTATATTCAGGGCGTAAGGTAATCTCTTCACCGCTACGGTCTTCAAAAGTATACATTTCCTTTGAAACCACATCGGATGTTTCACCGAGCGTACGTTTAAATGTTTCAGTAAATTCGAAAATCGGCGTGTCTATTTCATGATGGCTATAACGTTCCGCGATAGCTTTAAAAATTTCAAAAATAGTACGGAACCTGATGGCTTTGTCGCCTAAAATATCGTGTGTTCCGCGTACCGGTTGAAGCCGCGCCACTTTTTCTCTCCCAAAATGCTCTATGAGTTTTGATTTTCTGCTTCCAGTTCAGCCGCTTTGGCCTCTACCAGTTCAACAATATGGTCAATAATTTGTTCATCGTCAATCTTATGATCAGACATGCCGTTCAAATAAACCATGTGATTGCCGTTGCCACCGCCCGTTAGGCCGATGTCTGTTTCTTTGGCCTCACCCGGGCCGTTCACGACACAGCCAATAATGCTAAGTGACATTGGCGTTGAAATATGATCAAGACGTTTTTCTAATGTCTCAACAGTTTGAATGACATTGTAAGCCTGTCTTGCACAAGACGGGCAAGAAATAATACGCACGCCACGGTGACGCAAATCAAGGCTTTTCAAAATATCAAAGCCAACCTTGATTTCCTCAACCGGGTCAGCGGACAGTGACACACGAATTGTATCCCCGATGCCGGACCACAGCAGCATACCCATACCAATGGATGATTTTACCGTCCCTGCCCTTAAACCGCCGGCTTCCGTGATACCAACATGAAGCGGGTAATCACAAGCGTCCGCAAGCCCTTGATATGCGGCCACCGCCAAAAAGACATCGGATGCTTTAACGCTGATTTTAAATTCATGAAAATCATTGTCCTCAAGAATGCGGGCATGTTCAAGGGCGCTTTCCACCATCGCATCCGGGCAAGGCTCACCGTATTTTTCAAGCAAATGTTTTTCAAGTGATCCGGCATTAACACCAATGCGCATGGAACAATTATGATCCTTGGCCGCCTGAACCACTTCGCGGACACGTTCCGGGCTACCGATATTACCCGGGTTGATCCGTAAACAAGCGGCCCCTGCCTCTGCGGCTTCAATGCCGCGGCGGTAATGGAAATGAATGTCAGCGACAATCGGCACTGTCACATTATCAATGATTTCTTTTAACGCTTTTGTTGATCCTTCATCAGGGCACGACACACGAACAATATCTGCACCCGCTTCTTCAAGCGCATGAATTTGTTCAACCGTCGCCTTAACATCTGTGGTGAGTGTATTGGTCATCGACTGAACTGTGATCGGCGCATCACCACCAACAGGTATATTGCCCACCATAATCTGGCGGCTTTTACGTCTCATGATGTCGCGGTAAGGGCGAATGCTCATTTGAATACTTTCAATTTACGGAGACATAAAAAAAATCTCCTGACAATCCTTGGCCCTTTAATACCAAGGAAAGAGGAGATTTGAAATTAATTTATTGCGTTACGAACTAAAAAATTACCTTAGCATCGTAAGTTCTAGTAATTTTTCCGAATGCAGCGATAAATCCTGAATAATTTCACCCGTATTACCCAGTGATTCTAGCTTTTCCCCACCAATTAAAACTGATAATGCGGCAGCATTATTTGTCATTAATTTAAGATTGTCTGCACTTGGGGCGATATAATCTTCGCCTTTAGTCAATATACGCTCGATTACAGTGTCACCTTTATGATCAGAAATTCTGACCCAAACATCATCATTAGCTTGTAACTTAATGCTTGTTTCTTTTGCGGTAATAATGTTTGTCCCTGCGGCCGGCGCCACTTCTGACATCTTCGTTGCTGTTTTCGTTACTTCGTTCGCAACGTCAAATGAACTATCAATTTCTTCTGCATCAAGCGTGCTTGTTGCCAATACCCCTGAAATCATCGCCACACAAACGGATGAAACACCCATTAGTCTTTTTAATGAAAAATATGACGGTCTTTCAACTTCCGGAAAAGCAAGCACAACTGTTTGCTTTGATCCTGCATATTCCGCTTCATAACGGGTAATGACCTCTTTTGTATCAAGACCTAAAAATTTCGCATAATTTTTGAGGTTGCCTGTCGCATAACAAGCAGACGGGAATTAATCAAAATCCCCCTCTTCTAATGCCTTTAATAGATGAGGACGAATACATAACTCATTTGCAATGACTTCAAGATCGCTCGTCTTATGTTCAAGACGCGTGTCTCGTAGCAGCACCCCGACCGGGCGCTTAAATTGCGGCTTTATACTATCAATACTTTTTTCTTCCACCTTTTTTCCCCAGCTCCACCAACTGTCTGATTTTTATCAAACTTATTTCTGCGTTTTCTTTGTCGTTTCTTTATTTTTATATAACGACTTTTCTTATATTTTTTTCCGCAGAGGCTCTCTTAATTTCCCCAAGGAAATGAAAGTCAACATCACTTTAATGCGATGAGTCAACTAAAAAGTGCAACATATGGTAAATAAAAGGTAAATTTTTATAAAATGCTAGATTTTTATGCCATGATCGCGGGCAAAAGTCTCTAAAAGGCCGCGTAAGCTATGGTCAGAACGACTCAGCAACTCATCTACATATGCCTCTACATCTGATAAATTCATGCTTCTGATCATCATTTTTACCGGGCCAACGGCCGCTGGGGCAACGGATAGACGCCTAAACCCGATTGCGATTAATGCAAGCGCACCGACAGTCTTTCCACCGATCTCACCACATAGGGTTAAAAGCACATCATGTTCATCACATTTATCAACAATAAGTTTCAACATATTAAGTGCTGGTGGTGCGATGGTGTCATAACGATTATTCAGTTTCGGATTATCACGGTCCCCGGCATAGAAAAACTGCATCAGGTCGTTACTGCCAATGGATACAAAATCCACAAGCGGTAATAAATGATCAAGCTGCCAAACCAGGCTTGGTACTTCAAGCATGGTACCAACTTTAATATCCACTGGCATCGGACGGTTGTTTTTACGGTGACGTTCCAGCTCTTTATCAAGAATTGATTTAGCTTTTTTAAATTCGGCCACATTGGTAATCATCGGGAACATGACGTGTAGTACGGTTCCCTCTGCCGCGGTAATAAGCGCTCTTAACTGATAGCGAAGTAATGCCGGACGGTCCAATGCGATACGAATGGCGCGCCATCCAAGGGCCGGATTATCTTCTTTGTCCCTTTTTAAGAACGAAACATCCTTGTCACCACCGATATCAAGTGTACGGAACGTTACAGTTTTATCACCTGCCTCTTCGATGATTGAACGGTAAAAATCCGCCTGCGGCTGAATACGTGGCAATGTTTCACTGATCATAAACTGAAATTCAGTTCTGAATAAACCAACGCCATTGGCGCCCGTGCGGTGCATTCCTTTAATATCAATGGCAAGGCCACCATTGACCACAAGATCAATTTCTACGCCGTCTTTGGTAACGGCACGCTTGTCACGCAAACCTTCATAACTGGCAAGAAGTTCCTGACGGTCGGCGATTGCATCACGGTAACTTTCAAGAATTTCCGGTGGCGGTGCCACATAAACTTCGCCATCCAAGCCATGAACAATGATTTGAACGCCTTCATCAATATCCATCAAGGCTTGTTCGACCTGCCCGATCATAGGAATGCCTAATGCACGCGCAACAATCGCAACATGGGATGTGGTTGCACCGCCTTGCAAGATAACCGCTTGCAATTTATCCCTGTCGTAATCAAGCAGCTCAGCCGGCCCCATACTATGGGCAATCACCACTGCATTATCCGGTAAGTCTTTTTGCGCGGCCGTTCCCGCCATGCCCATCAAATGACGAATAAGCCTGTTCGCCAGATCATCAAGATCACTTAATCGGTCACGCAAGTACGGGTCTTCCGTTTTCATCATACGTGAACGGTTTTCGATCTGGATTTTCTCAACCGCAGCTTCCGCCGTCAGACCACTATCGATGGCATTTTCAATTTTTGTCCGCCAGCCCTTATCACGAGCGAAAAGCTTATAAACATCAAGAATTTCACGGTGTTCGCCGTGATGAACAATATCTTCTGCAGACATGATTTCATCAAGCTGCTTATTCAGGCTTTCAAAACCTTGCGCGAGTCTTGTTTTTTGCTGTTCATATTCTTCGGATAGATGCTGAATAATTTCAACGCGTGGCTCATGCATGACAACCACACCTTCGGCGAGACCTTCCGCAAAGACCTGACCTTCAAACCGTGAAATAATCGCACGGTCCATATTACCGTCATTCTGATCTTCTGATGTGATCAGGTCACCACTAACCACAAGTTCCGCCAGAACCATGGCCACCGTTTGAAGCGCTTCTTCTTCTTCCTCGGAATAATAACGGCTCGCTTTATTCTGTACGACCAGTACACCGACGGCACGGCCGCTTCTTAAAATCGGTACCGCCATGAAGGATTTATAAATCTCTTCACCGGTTTCCGGGCGGTAAGCAAATTTCGGATGGCTTTGCGCATCACTTAAATTCAGTGATGTTCCCGTTGACGCCACAAGACCCACAAGACCCTCGCCAACACGAAGACGGGTTTGGTGAACCGCTTCTTTATTTAGACCTTCTGTCGCAAATAGTTCAAGAATATCGCCGCCACGAATGAAATAGGCCGAACAAACCTCGGCAATCATGTTGTCCGCAACAAGATGCACGACATTATTCAGACGAACTTCCGCATCGTCTGTGCTTGCCATTATCTCATGTAATTGCCTCATCATAAGACGGGGCGTGTTCTTAATGGGGGTCAAATTACCCTCCTTAAAGCGACTAAAGCTCCCTATTTACTTTAAGCCAGTTGTTGTGCAGCCTGTTCTACCAGATTTTCTATTATTTCGGAAACAGGTTGTATTTTTTTGACCATGCCGACGCTTTGTCCGGCCATGACAGAACCACTTTCAACATCACCATCAATGACCGCTTTCTTCAGCGCGCCTGCCCAGTAATGCTCAATTTCAAGCTGGGCAGCTTCCATTTCCAATTCCCCAGCTTGGTATTTATTAATAACTTCGCGCTGTACATCCAGAAATTCTTCTGATGCTGCATTTTTAAGAGCGCGAACCGGAATAACCGGAAAACGTTTATCGATTTGAACTGACGTCACGGCGTCACGGGCATTACTGCGCATGAACATTTTTTTGAAGTTTTCGTGGGCAATGCTTTCTTCAGCGCAGACAAACATGGTGCCAAGTTGCGCACCCGCCGCCCCCATTCTTAGGTATGATGCCATTACTTCACCACGGCCAATGCCGCCTGCGACAAACACCGGAACGTCCGTAATATGCGGTAAGATTTCCTGTGCCAATACGGATGTTGAAACAGGGCCAATATGACCGCCTGCTTCTGATCCCTCAACAACAAGGGCATCAACACCACTACGGATCAGTTTCTTAGCCAGAATTAAGGCCGGTGCGAAACAAATAACTTTTGCGCCTCCCTCTTTAATTTTTTTGATACTATCGCCAGACGGAATACCGCCCGCAAGAACAATAAATTTCACATTTTGCGCTAATGTGGCATCAATCAATTCATCGATTTGCGGATGCATCGTAATCAGATTAACGCCAAACGGCTTATCTGTTTTTGCATGTGTTTCTTCGATCACTTTTGTAAGCAGGTCAGGTGTCATGCTGCCGCACGCGATCACGCCAAAACCACCCGCATTTGAAAGGGCACTGACAAGATTGCTTTCTGATAGCCAGCTCATTGCGCCGCCCATGATAGCATATTCGGTCCCGAGGAAGTCCGTTCCACGTTTCCAAAGCTCTTTTAATTTTGCATGACCTTCTGCGCTCATGTCCTCACCCCTTACTGATTTGTGATATAGTTTTATGCGATGACTTTATTCTGCGTCAAGACCATAAGCCGTATGAAGCGCGCGAACAGCAAGTTCTGTATATTCTGCATCAATCAACACACTGATTTTAATTTCAGATGTTGAAATAACTTGAATATTAATGCCTTTGTCCGCAAGCGTTTTAAACATTGTTGCCGCAACACCCGCATGTGAACGCATGCCAACGCCAACAACAGAAATTTTTACAACATTGTCGTCGGTGACAATATTTTCAAATTCAATATTTTCTGCTTTTTCAAGAACTTCCTTGGATTTCTCAAGATCTGATTCAACCACAGTAAAAGTCAGGTCGGTTTTTTTGCCGTCTTCCGTTTCGTTCTGAATGATCATATCCACATTAACGTTACTATCCGCCAATAGGGTGAATACATCACTGGCAATACCCGGCTTGTTTTTAACGCCAACAACAATCACCTGGGCTTCATTTTTGGCATATGTGATGCCGCTTACAACTTGATTTTCCACAATTTCATCCTCATCAACAACCAGTGTTCCTGGCTTATCTTCAAAACTTGATAGTACCTGTACACGTACGCCGTGGTTCATCGCCATCGCAACAGAACGTGTTTGCAGGACCTTGGCGCCTAATGATGCCATTTCAAGCATTTCTTCATATGTAATTTTATCGAGCTTTCTCGCTTTCGGCACAATACGTGGATCCGTTGTGTAAACCCCGTCCACATCCGTATAAATGTCACAGCGATCCGCATTAAGCGCTGCTGCCATAGCAACCGCCGATGTATCTGATCCACCACGACCAAGCGTCGTGATACGGTTATCATCAGAAATACCCTGGAAACCGGCCATTACACAAACAACACCATCTTCAAGGCGGCTAATGATTTCTTCTGTGCCAATGTCTTCAATACGGGCAGCGCCGTGAACCTTATTTGTTTTCATTGGCATTTGCCAACCAAGCCATGATCTGGCCGGAATGCCCATATCCTGTAGGGCAATTGCAAGCAGGCCTGATGTAATCTGTTCACCGGCTGATACGACCGTGTCATATTCACGGGCATCATGCATTGGTGAAATCCCTTCTACATAGCCAACAAGACGGTCAGTTGTGCCCGCCATCGCAGAAACAAAAACCGATACCTGATTGCCAGCATCAACTTCTTTTTTTACGCGATTAGCGACATTACGAATTCGATCGAGGTCCGCAACGGATGTTCCCCCAAACTTCATAACAATTCGTGCCATAAGTATTCTCTTAAAATTTGCTTATCTAAAAATATAAAATAATTATGCGCCTTACATATATGCTTATAGGTGCTTGAAGCAAGGGCGGACTTGTATATATTATGGTTTTATTCGTTTTTTTATCAAATGAGACCGTTATGGCTTCCGAAAATACAAAATTTGCCTCAAAATCCGTCAATCCTGACGAAATTGCCCATTTTTCCTCCATGGCAGAAACATGGTGGGACCCAAATGGGCCGTTTAAACCGCTTCATAAACTTAATCCGACGCGAATCAAATTCGTAAAAGAACAAATTTGCAAGCATTTTGACAGGGACTCTAATGCGGAAAAACCACTAGAAGGCCTTAGAATTCTGGATATTGGTTGCGGTGGCGGCCTGTTATGTGAACCCATGACCCGTTTGGGGGCCACCATGGTTGGTGCGGATGCTGCCGAAAAAAATATCAAGACGGCCAGTATTCATGCAGAACAAATGGGACTAGACATAGATTACAGGCACATCACAGCAGAAGAGCTCGCGGACGCCAGTGAAAAATTCGACGTGATCCTGAATATGGAAGTGATCGAACATGTCGCCGATATTCCATCGTTCCTAGGGGCGTGCCACACCTTATTAAAGGATAATGGCTGTATGACATTATCCACCCTGAACCGCACATTAAAATCATGGACGATGGCCATTGCCGGTGCCGAGTATATCTTAAGATGGCTTCCTGTCGGTACCCACGACTGGAAAAAATTCATTAAGCCATCTGAATTATGCGAAATGAATAAGCAAGCCGGTTTCACCATTAACACTATAGAAGGCATGGTGTTTAACCCACTTAGTGGAACATGGTCATTAAGCGATCATGATTTTTCCGTTAATTATGTGGCACTTGCGGTGAAATCAAACAATGGATAACCCGTCAAACCATAAACCCATGCGCATCTGGTCGCCGGATGGGGAAAAAAATGAAACCCGCCCCTTAAGCGATGAGGTGCCAGTGGTACTGGAATATAATTGCGTGACTTTTGCCGTTATGATGGCTTCGCCAACGGACCTTGTTGATTATTCATATGGATTTAGCCTAACGGAAGGCATTATCGAAAAACCCAGTGATGTTATTTACGCACAAATCAAAGATGCGCCTAAGGGTAAAGTCGCGGCTATCGAAATCAATGCCCATGCGTTCCACCGCCTGGAAACATATAACCGTACTCTTTCTGGCAGAACAGGATGCGGATTATGCGGTGTGGAAAAACTGGATCAAGCCATAAAACCGCTTGATAAAGTTGTCTCAGACACAAAAATATC encodes:
- the prfA gene encoding peptide chain release factor 1, which produces MIPRERLDQFITRHEELEHMMSGGEELSSDEFVKISREYSDLTPVVKKAKDYMDAIQEIEDLGEMLVSDETDAEMRELAEMELQELKEALPEMEHQVQLMLLPKDVDDDKNAMLEIRAGTGGDEAALFAGDLFRMYQKYAAIQGWRFETVSSSSSDAGGFKEVVVSISGPGVFAKMKYEAGGHRVQRVPDTETQGRIHTSAATVAVMPEVEEIDIKLEDKDLRIDIFRASGPGGQSVNTTDSAVRIVHIPTGITVQQQDEKSQHKNKAKAMKVLMSRVYAAEKEARDAERAADRKDQIGSGDRSARIRTYNFPQGRLTDHRINLTLYKLDSILDGEGLEEVITSLITEDQAAQLAAMEG
- the prmC gene encoding peptide chain release factor N(5)-glutamine methyltransferase; this translates as MPPWKASVVTLATFKKEIEARLRNAGIEEAELDARLLIVEGAGVKQIDFALDGGRALSIQEVSKTEKLVSLREARIPMSQIFGEKEFWSLIFKVTKDTLTPRPDSETLIDVVLKSEKDKTKPLKILDLGTGTGCLLLTLLSEYKNARGVGVDASDAALKVAHENTVNLGLENRTELIKSNWFSNVPDDQKFDVIISNPPYIGLIEKPNLSPEVKTHEPDTALFAGEDGLDDYKKIAAEIAPYLNDDGFIVLEIGHKQAAKVSDIFSEQGYSDIDTFQDLGARDRALKISKP
- the clpB gene encoding ATP-dependent chaperone ClpB: MDFEKFTDRTKGFIQSAQNLALREGHQRFTPEHILKILLEDKEGLCSNLMTAAGADPSSALLAVEKEVNGFPKVEGAGGQLYMDALTAKLFDSAGEVAKKAGDEYVTVERLLLALTLLSGSKSADILKKSGLTAQNLNTAINEIRKGRNANSPSAEDGYDALNKYARDLTQAAKDGKLDPVIGRDEEIRRTIQVLSRRTKNNPVLIGEPGVGKTAIAEGLALRITNGDVPASLSQKKIMSLDMGALVAGAKYRGEFEERLKAVLQEVSASDGSVVLFIDEMHTIVGAGASEGSMDASNLLKPALARGELHCIGATTLNEYRKYVEKDAALERRFQPVLIGEPTVADTISILRGLKEKYELHHGIRIKDSALVAAATLSNRYINDRFLPDKAIDLMDEAASKIKMEVDSKPSELDELDRRIIQLKIEREALKKEKDDASKDRLKNLDKELSELEQSSAEMTAQWQKEKDRIEGDQKIKERLDAARVELEKAQREGNLARAGELTYGEIPELEEKLKNVTEGDADDNQLLKEEVSDNDIAAVISRWTGIPVDKMLEGEREKLLSMEDNIGKRVIGQDEAISAVAAAVRRARAGLQEETRPIGSFLFLGPTGVGKTELTKALAEYLFDDENAMVRIDMSEFMEKHSVARLIGAPPGYVGYDEGGVLTEAVRRRPYQVVLFDEVEKAHGDVFNILLQVLDDGRLTDGQGRTVDFSNVLIILTSNLGSDLIAALGSDEDVDTVRDDVMNVVRASFRPEFINRLDEITLFHRLAEKHMHKIVDIQLAGLEKRLAERKISLELDVSAKDWLAHTGYDPVYGARPLKRVIQQHVQDALANMILAGDIMDGQTVKGTAGANGIELSV
- a CDS encoding DUF4167 domain-containing protein yields the protein MSTNQKSRGKSGRHNNRSNNRGRNQGGRGRKGGKKQTQQPLTTNKQIDSNGPAGKIRGNVKQLYDKYKQLAHECRTKDRTLSEDYGQHAHHYYSIYSEIAAAEAAAEVEREKERERQKEAAAENQSNIVTMNEGEEENKEQATEDLGTQEEEPVAEKKQRRKPRKQEEPQMDAIAESETLPEPLELPLDEPAAEEKPVRKKAVRKPRKPKEAKEKEVKEEVAE